The genomic segment ACGAGTTCGCTCCTTTCTTGCTCAACTCAAATCCTTGTGAAGAGGAGACTTTCAAGGCGGGGGGCAGATGGTCTGGTTGTGCTCAGTGTACTATCTACAGTGTCCCCCCGTTTACCCTATCTGAATCATACCGTGTGCCGAGAATTtgtcggtgcatgcagtgaacaAAGGACGCCGTAACGCAAGCTGCACaggtttttttctgcgtcctccacgttgtctctttcttctttcctcttttcttcgttgttctctctttcgttctcctcctcaaTCTCTATTCctgttctcgctttctctctcttgtggTGTACATCTGTATAGCGGTCGTGTTCcttcgtcttgttcttccctccctctccctctccgttctcctcctgtcctcgcttctttctgcctttcttctctctgacgTTTGTGCGTTTTCCTCATCGATGTTTCTGCGGCCGTTTCgtttgaagaagaagagcgtgGAGTGTACAGTGCAGACGTCGCAGAAAACAGCTCTGATATGAGAAGACGCATTTTCAACTTCAATCCGTATTGCTTTTCAAAGTATTTCACCTAGTTCGTTACGCCGTCCATGGATCGGCAAACGATAAGACCTGCACTGGCGAACAGGAGGTCAAGATGCCGATACTCTGAGCGTCTTGTgttcgaagaaagagaactgTGGATGCAGGGCCGCTCCATCTGCGAGGACATTCGACTTCCTCGAAGTCGCGAGTGAGTGTAGcgactcttttttctcgtcctaGGGAGTCCGGTGGATGCCCAAAAGAGGTCTGTTTAAAACCGCGTCAAAACTCGTGAAGGCGAAGGTGGAGTGACGTAAACGGTGAACGACTATTGTTTACAGAATTTCAACATTATGCATCAAAACGCTCTGAAAATAGGTTATCCAAATTAGACAAACGTTTACAAAATTGCTCTCGTTTCGCCCTGACGCAGGAGGCGCGCCTGCTGAGAGACGTTCCGGGCACCATCGTCGTTGACGCGTCTCGGGAGCTCTTTTCCAACCTGAGTTGTGTTTTCCGAAGTGACGCGTGGACTTTCGAGGAGCAGAAACTCAGCAAATTTGATTTCTGCGCGAAAAAGGAACTGCGGCCGAGACTCCGAGCCGAGGTCTCTAGCGAACGGCCGCCTGACAGCCACTGAACGTCGTCAGGCACAGCAGAATCGGAGAGAAAGATCGTCACCTTTATACAAAGGGACGCTGAACGTCTAGTCGAGAGCGCACCGCAGCGGCGAGTATAGTTTTTACTGTCGTttcagaaacgagaaaaaacagatgCGTTGGTGGTAAGCTGGCTGCTGACTCCGGACCAGGCGCGTTTCTTGTCGAAACAGTTGCTGAGCGTTTCTCTCACTCCCGAATGCACCCCCAGCAGACAATTACAGAGGCACCCACGAcgaaagatggagaagacgagggaggaaaaaaagtaggacaacagaaaacaaagtgagaagagaaaacagaagacagacgagaggcgaggtgtggagacgagagaggcgaaaggtGGAGATACACCAaagacagcagcgaagaagagagattgTGGTgcgtcctcctcttttcttgcCCAGAACGGAACGGAATACCTGCCTCTGCAGAGCCCCTGGCTTGTCACTCTGCGAAGAAAGTTGACATTGATGAGTCCGAAAAAAACTCAACGCGCGACTTCGCTGCGTTGCTTCGTCTCGtcaaaggaggagaaaaactcgaCAAACACAAAAACGGCGCTGTTCGGCTGGTCGTCCTGcaaaaaacgacagaaagcgaacgggtgaagagacgaaccgaggaagaggaacacAGCGACactggaaagaaagaggaaagaaggacaacaggaaacagagtgagaagagaagcaaaaacagaacagaggcgagatgctgagacgagagaggatCGAGATGGAGATACACCaaagacagcggagaagaagatgcatCTCTATGTGTCTGTCTAgatatatccatatatatatatatatccatatatatatatatatatccatatatatatatatatatccatatatatatatatatccatatatatatatatccatatatatatatatatatagatacatgtGTATGGAGAGAGTTAGCATCGCCAAGTGTGTGTTCcagttgtttttttcgaaGACAAAAAAGCGCGCGCCCTGAGCTCCatgacggaggagagaactgAAAGGAAGTGGCGGCACAACTGCGACGACGCAGCGTTTGAGGAGAagattcgtttttctcgtttttttcgtttttttacATCACGGAAAATTCCTTCGAGGTcaacgaagagagggaaTCTGAGGGAAGGACAGGCAGCGCAGGGTcaagagcgagacagagacgaaagaagaagtcgagagtAAAAGGAGAGAGCTGTGTGGCTCAGTTGTCCAGGAACAaagcgacgcagaaaacacTCGTGGAaaaggcttcttcttctcacctgGTCAgcccactgcatgcgcagcgtCTTGCGTCCGTCGTGAacagcgacgagagagaggaaggataCAAGCACGGAGTCCTCGTCCGTGTCTGCCTTTTCCTCATTCCactctttgtttctcgtttctcctgcaCCCAGATCCCTCGCagacgcgtcttctcgcacgctttcttcactctcctcctgtccttcttcttgtgcttcttcttcttgtccttttccttcgtcgcctgccCCTGCTCCAtctttcttcctgcgttcccggcttttctccgcgttcgcgtctcctgtcgCCTGTGCAGAGTCTtccgtcgtctgtctcccgtcACGAAATGACAGAACTTTCACTTCGCCTCCAAAGTCCAGCGCAGCcgggagacgcaggaaggCCGCTGAGGCGAGGCGCTGCCGCTGGTGGGCGGCGCGACACTGAAAGAAATATTCAAAGAAAAGGCCtaaaagagagcgaaacgacGCGAAGCTCAGTGCCACCCTCGCCGAGTATCGAACGCTGTGCAGGCGGAGACATTTCGGAAGGggggcaggagaagaagaggaagaaacaggagaagaagaggaagacgaaggagaagaagaggaagacgaaggagaagaagaggaggaagacgcaggagaagaagaggaggaagacgcaggagaagaagaggaggaagacgcaggagaagaagaggaggaagacgaaggagaagaagaggaagacgaaggagaagaggaggaagacgaaggagaagaagaggaagaagaaggagcagagacagcaaatGGAGGTTCATGTCGAAGCcgatggagaagagacccGTCGCCGTGGAGTGCGTTGTGCGTTGCTGCCTTTTGGAGAGTGTCGTGGTCAACAATGAGGAAACGCGAGTTTGCTTCGCTCTGctcagaggaaggagaatcGAAAGGAGAGACTTTGAAGCACACAGCAGGAGGCGCCGTGAGGAACGGAAAGTAGCACGGCAGCATGCCCGGGGGAACGAGAGCCGTCTCCGCTgcagacgacgacgaagaagagaaagacgagagggaagaggaggacgaagaggaagaagagaggtcTCCTCCGTTCTCAGAGATTGGCTCGGAAGGTGCATCGCTGTCGATTCCAAGAATGGAGGAAAATCCTGAGGTGACCAGCAACTTCTTCAACTGCACAAATGGAAACAAAGGGAAGCgccagcagaagagaaaatcaCGAAAAAGATGAGCGTCTTCCCTTCTGCCCTCTCTGCAAGGTGAAGTTTCTGttcggcttctctgtctttcgtttctACTCCACAGTCGTCTGCAAGTTGTGTCTGAATCTGTCTGAGTTTTCCAGTCAAATCTTCGTTCTCATTCTGTAGAGAGGACCCGTGGCGTCTCGTACGTTCAAGTCACCCgaacgacgaggacgaactTCCAGAAAGAAACAACATCCGAGTGACAGTGaagtctcctctttctccctaTCGTTTTCAACCTCTTCATCACCCTACCGACGTCCACCTTTCTCTCCATTCAGCAGCTTCCatcttctccatcttttgctgtcttctctctcatcttcggcccctccgtttctgtctgcgttgcttcttccggagttccgcctctccccttccgctcatttcctctgcttctgtagtggtctctcttctcgcgtctgcagctTTTCCTCGAatcttcgtctgtcttccctcttttttgcttcgcctctgcggATGCTGTGTTTTTCGCGTCCTCACTTCGTCATCTCCGTCTGTGCAGCTGGCGACGAGCGCGCGAAGGTCCTGCCGCTGCTGAGCGCTGCAAGCCGCTTGGCCAGGCGCCCCTCCGGCGGCGGTCAGCGCCACGGCGGCGCGGAGGAAgttcaggtgtacgtacactggAACAACGCGCTCGCGCCGGACGACGGGAATCGAGATCGTTTGCCCTGTCGCCGGAGTGTACACCTGCGGCGGCAGCTCAcgcagaaaagcgagaaagtcAGACTCCGACGGCGtgcaagagaaacgaagagcaaaggatggaggaagcgaaaggagaagaaatcgagagagcagaagacagacgcaAGTGCGGAGACCGCGAACGCATTTGCTCCAGAACGAAAAGTCGCCTCCGTGGGCCTCCCCGGAGCGGCaccttccttcgttttttgtcAGCCATGTCACAACATCTCTCTACGCTCCGGTACTAACAACGAGACTCGCCACCATGCACAGACGCATGCCTATCCGTACTTCCGAATACCAccaatatatacatatatcttAGTACATGCATACGCAAACAGATACCTACGGACATCCAAATCTACCTTTCTACCTCCATATCTATCTCTCATTACATATGCGTAGACAGATGCTTACGCACACCCACACCtaccaatatatatatatatatatatatatacataaatatgtataaatatatatatatatatatatatatatatgtaagtgTGTCTTTGtatgtttgcatgcgccttcGTGCTTACGGGAATGTTGAAGTCTCTGCGAATGACCGCAGCGAGCTTCGCCATGCCTTCCTTTTCGCCGTGGACGAGGATGACATTCCGTGGCTGGGTGTTCACAATCAGCTGCTGAATTCCGGtcgtgtctgcatgcgccgagaAGGACATGTACCGGATTCGGCACTTCACATTCAGCGTCGCATGGCCGTCCAGGGGAATTTGTCGCTGGCCTAAGCGCAGGCGCAAGCAAAGAACGTCTCGACTCACTGAGCAGCGCCTCGCGAGACAGCCTGCTGTGCGccctcgtctcttcgctgcgtttcttcgttcagCGGACACCGGTTGGCTGGAAGGTCCCTATACGCGAGCGTGAAAAGGCGCTCTGGCTCCTCTCAGTCAAGAAAGAGCAAACcgcgaaaagggagagaaaaatagaagaaaaagcgagagtAGTGGTGTTCAGCCCAGTGCGCTCGGCAGGACTCGCAGGGCTTGAGAACGTTCTCGTTTTCAGAAAGGAACTCTGCTGGCAAACGACTGCAGCGTGGAACAGTGAAACGCCGCAGTCCCCTTCTTCTTGAAtgcctgtcttctcccttcgcacctctctctgccttccgcTCTCTCCGCTCCTTCACCTTTCTCTGACAGCGTCGGTTCCGCTCGTCTcccctcctctcttttccgagatgtcttctccgttccgGCAACTTTTGTGCATCGCCGTGTATTCATGTTCCCTTGTGTCTACGTTACTGGACGCTCGCTGCCTGGCGACGTCCGTTCTTCTGCGCATCTGCTACGCCAGAGAGACATGAGAAGACGAGCAAAAGGCGAGGGAGGTCAAGTCCGTGGCTTGAGTAGTTTTCGCTTattttttcttgttttttcaaGCTTCGCGACGAACCTGCAATCAACATCGCGCCGACTGTGCCGCGAACGCAGTACCCAGGGAGAAGCACCAGCGTCGCAGGGTCGCCCCCCCAAGCCTTCAGCGCCTTCAGCGCCAAGCCGCCGTGGAGCATCCCCGGCGTTGCCAGCAGGACGAGAGGCGTCGGCGCAGACAACAAAGAAgactgaaaaggaagaatgTGTGGAAACGAAAATGCAGTTCGAAGCGCATctgcacacacaaacacacaaatCGATACAAGCACAtagacatgcatatatatatatatacatggaCAGCGAGAACCACGGAAATACAAAAACGCGAGAcgtataaacatatatatctacatgtaAAT from the Toxoplasma gondii ME49 chromosome IX, whole genome shotgun sequence genome contains:
- a CDS encoding metallo-beta-lactamase domain-containing protein (encoded by transcript TGME49_305640) — protein: MKDPPFRATAAPSRSQRPPGSRDANQASFPPTGDTSTSRPPRASPPASSSSFASSSSSSPPASSSSFLEKRRRMLHITVLGAGQDVGRSAVYVRLGRRCVLFDCGCHLGMKDARRFPLFDKLAALAVEREEEKREFEARDAAEPFHGGASDRLRKRLRGGDDAAALDAQRGGRESCEEPRPSPTSAADPAPATGTSSVDRDDGASLSRERSASVHRHSSLPRSSPSSSLSSLPSSLSLEALLRQPRGILTHAVDACVVSHFHLDHCGALPTLTEFLQYRGPVLMTFPTKALSPLLLLDCARVGRDRAQRVPQRTASLPPSESTPHSLFEEPDPSAAKTAANAALGLSRPRSGRDCKNASSSSSSSSSSSSSSSSSSSSSLWSFETSDVVASVARAKALRLHETWREETGEETGEETLQLTPFYAGHVLGAAMFELKLGKASVVYTGDFNTIPDRHLGSAALPCLRPDVLISECTYASFVRPSKRTVERDFCAVVHDTLTKGGKVLIPVFAVGRAQELCMLLENYWERMHLRFPIYFAGGMTERANAYYRLYVHWSKADANVDADPEDALRTAFSFPHILPFQSSLLSAPTPLVLLATPGMLHGGLALKALKAWGGDPATLVLLPGYCVRGTVGAMLIAGQRQIPLDGHATLNVKCRIRYMSFSAHADTTGIQQLIVNTQPRNVILVHGEKEGMAKLAAVIRRDFNIPVYTPATGQTISIPVVRRERVVPVYVHLNFLRAAVALTAAGGAPGQAACSAQQRQDLRALVASCTDGDDELKKLLVTSGFSSILGIDSDAPSEPISENGGDLSSSSSSSSSLSSFSSSSSSAAETALVPPGMLPCYFPFLTAPPAVCFKVSPFDSPSSEQSEANSRFLIVDHDTLQKAATHNALHGDGSLLHRLRHEPPFAVSAPSSSSSSPSSSSSSPSSSSSSPSSSSSSSPASSSSSSPASSSSSSPASSSSSSPSSSSSSPSSSSSSPVSSSSSPAPLPKCLRLHSVRYSARVALSFASFRSLLGLFFEYFFQCRAAHQRQRLASAAFLRLPAALDFGGEVKVLSFRDGRQTTEDSAQATGDANAEKSRERRKKDGAGAGDEGKGQEEEAQEEGQEESEESVREDASARDLGAGETRNKEWNEEKADTDEDSVLVSFLSLVAVHDGRKTLRMQWADQDDQPNSAVFVFVEFFSSFDETKQRSEVAR